The following coding sequences lie in one Bremerella alba genomic window:
- a CDS encoding phage major capsid protein, with translation MLSLNGLLNWQAFGREYSAAERDRKRNARRQGVHESHAANRAERDLCTAIIKGEITESQYSIRRAFCACVPDGHEIVHSWDGSMAGRPTGVNLVRESINTGAFANINQTFMHKKLMDHFTRPEMIARHLVTIEPTGDKWERLPGVGQLGDGAREVHEGDSYPRVSLTEDWIETQPTEKRGFIVEVSKEAIFFDKTGEVLRMADQGSQWLAVNWEKRILDTVFGLVDRYHRKGRGIQATYGNNAADHNWDNLQANPLVDYESIEAADLLFEDMIDPDTGEPIIVGARQLVVPGALFQTALSIVKATQVQQYTQPTTDVGYQAGRSYDNPYRGMLAPITSPYVKARTSSSSSWYYGDFPKAFKYMQNWAPETVTAPAGNEDDFERDIAFKAKSSEMGQVAVVQPRCVQKNTAA, from the coding sequence ATGCTATCACTCAACGGACTTTTAAACTGGCAAGCCTTCGGTCGCGAATATTCGGCTGCCGAGCGCGACCGCAAACGTAACGCGCGGCGGCAAGGCGTGCACGAATCGCATGCTGCCAACCGGGCCGAGCGCGACTTGTGCACGGCCATCATCAAGGGAGAGATTACCGAGTCGCAGTACTCGATTCGTCGGGCATTTTGTGCCTGCGTGCCGGATGGGCACGAGATCGTTCATAGCTGGGACGGCTCGATGGCCGGCCGTCCGACCGGCGTGAACCTGGTTCGCGAGAGCATCAACACGGGTGCGTTTGCGAACATCAATCAGACCTTCATGCACAAAAAGTTGATGGATCACTTCACCCGGCCAGAGATGATCGCCCGGCATCTGGTGACCATCGAACCGACCGGCGACAAGTGGGAACGCTTGCCTGGGGTCGGGCAGCTGGGCGACGGGGCCCGCGAAGTTCACGAAGGCGACAGCTACCCGCGTGTCAGTTTGACCGAAGACTGGATCGAAACGCAGCCAACCGAGAAGCGGGGCTTCATCGTTGAAGTTTCCAAAGAAGCGATCTTCTTCGACAAGACCGGCGAGGTCCTACGCATGGCCGACCAAGGCAGCCAGTGGCTGGCTGTCAACTGGGAGAAGCGGATTCTCGACACCGTCTTCGGGCTGGTCGATCGCTATCACCGCAAAGGCCGCGGCATTCAAGCCACCTACGGCAACAACGCCGCTGATCACAACTGGGACAACCTCCAGGCTAACCCGCTGGTCGATTATGAATCGATCGAGGCAGCCGACCTGCTGTTTGAAGACATGATCGACCCCGACACAGGCGAACCGATCATCGTCGGCGCGCGGCAGCTGGTCGTTCCCGGGGCGCTCTTTCAAACGGCCTTGTCGATTGTCAAAGCCACCCAGGTGCAGCAGTACACGCAACCCACGACCGACGTCGGTTACCAGGCCGGGCGAAGTTACGACAACCCCTACCGTGGGATGCTCGCTCCGATCACCAGTCCCTACGTGAAGGCCCGCACGTCTTCCAGCAGCAGCTGGTACTACGGCGACTTCCCGAAGGCCTTCAAGTACATGCAGAACTGGGCTCCCGAAACGGTCACCGCTCCGGCAGGCAACGAAGACGACTTCGAGCGCGACATCGCCTTCAAAGCGAAGAGCAGCGAAATGGGCCAGGTCGCCGTCGTCCAACCACGCTGCGTGCAGAAGAACACCGCGGCGTAG
- a CDS encoding terminase large subunit domain-containing protein — translation MPKQTQRTKQTQTKNLPNREITLPKPLPHQRPLLLDPHRHKTAICGRRWGKTGAGLPACVKGHGHPNPRHPQHLKGALDGGNIWWVAPTFVITQKIERDLIKCFRNSGFIYHKTDHRIEISTGGSVTLKTAASPASLRGDGLDGIVYDEAAFGSVDSWKEALRPALADKKGWSLFLTSPNGPNWVKDRFDLAQADPVHYRSWQCPSWQNPLMTPDEMEQSRREIGDRAFQQEMLAQFLDSEGAEFAGYYFQMPNFWFDAWPLQCETHIRVLALDPSKGKSDKSDYTAIVDCRLTYSGHIYIDAHLERLDLTRIAQQTVDVAASSQPQGLVIETNQFQELLNLMIEPLALARGLELNLFSANNMDNKTARIRSGLTPYLARGELHFKRNSRGTKLLVEQLQQFPCGPHDDGPDALELGIRLLSHMLNGGGPTL, via the coding sequence ATGCCCAAGCAGACTCAACGTACCAAGCAGACCCAGACCAAGAACCTCCCCAACCGCGAGATCACACTACCTAAACCGCTACCCCATCAGCGACCGTTGCTGCTCGATCCACACCGCCACAAAACGGCCATCTGTGGTCGCCGATGGGGCAAGACCGGGGCAGGGCTGCCGGCCTGTGTAAAAGGACACGGCCACCCTAATCCCCGGCACCCGCAGCACCTGAAAGGGGCGCTCGACGGAGGCAACATCTGGTGGGTCGCCCCCACGTTTGTGATCACGCAGAAGATCGAACGCGACCTGATCAAGTGCTTCAGAAACTCTGGCTTCATTTACCACAAAACCGATCACCGGATCGAAATTTCGACCGGCGGCAGCGTTACCTTAAAAACGGCCGCCTCGCCGGCCAGCCTCCGAGGTGACGGGCTCGACGGCATCGTCTACGACGAAGCGGCATTCGGCAGCGTCGATTCATGGAAAGAGGCCCTACGTCCGGCGCTGGCCGACAAAAAAGGATGGTCTCTCTTTCTCACTTCGCCCAACGGACCGAACTGGGTGAAGGACCGTTTCGACCTGGCCCAGGCCGACCCCGTCCACTACCGCTCGTGGCAATGTCCTTCGTGGCAGAACCCCTTAATGACGCCCGACGAAATGGAACAATCGCGGCGCGAAATCGGCGATCGGGCCTTTCAACAAGAGATGCTCGCCCAGTTCCTCGACAGCGAAGGGGCCGAGTTCGCCGGGTACTATTTCCAGATGCCCAACTTCTGGTTCGATGCCTGGCCGCTGCAGTGCGAAACCCACATTCGGGTCCTGGCCCTCGATCCGTCGAAGGGCAAGAGCGACAAATCGGACTACACCGCGATCGTCGATTGCCGCCTGACCTACTCGGGGCACATTTACATCGACGCGCACCTGGAACGGCTCGACCTGACCCGCATTGCCCAGCAAACGGTCGACGTGGCCGCCAGTAGCCAACCGCAAGGACTGGTGATTGAAACGAACCAGTTTCAAGAGCTACTCAATCTCATGATCGAGCCGCTGGCCCTGGCGCGCGGACTCGAGCTGAACCTCTTCTCGGCCAACAACATGGATAACAAAACGGCACGCATCCGCAGCGGACTCACGCCGTACCTGGCACGTGGCGAACTCCACTTCAAACGGAACAGCCGCGGCACCAAGCTGCTGGTCGAGCAGCTACAACAATTCCCCTGCGGCCCCCACGACGACGGCCCCGACGCCCTGGAACTAGGTATCCGTTTGCTATCGCACATGCTCAACGGAGGAGGCCCCACGCTATGA
- a CDS encoding phage portal protein gives MTHSNPSPTDYVHEASQLRARLETHFLRQELALVENASASPPRVVHESFHDPAPVRQGFAELPFGQAGPALPDIGSDRADGDLRPVFSTEWHLAELRGAARSLAHTSYGTGIVGGLTSYIVRTGFDYQATAIRGQHTPQQLVAEVQRIVRAFLDNNHWQLDFEQQLCAAEHVDGEMILVLEEDAGHVRVRRAEPAWLTEPADKAYLERRMNAPAPLSWKYGIATDPHDAARVHGYFIQWNADPNAWRFYSPARVVHIKSNTPRHVKRGLTDFYPVVTELADAVALNHRMSKGAAIQASIAMIIEAAQGAANLGIGDPTHIGGSLARPKSSSGQRLSADGRYASERRSDWHEGMVIDTKGKKFQAGPMGGGQTDGFVKVLQAGLRSVGVRWNMPEHLISGDASNNNYASILEAGSPFVCRIEAEQEKLCKAYERMLWAVLRITFEMGRLNLRRYGLTWNDLRQCVNLIVTGTSPAIGQRSDTFQVDAQLYDRGLMSADTLAAKYDLDPEEEREKQASQSNTNKP, from the coding sequence ATGACACACAGCAACCCATCCCCAACCGACTACGTGCACGAGGCCTCGCAGCTTCGGGCTCGTTTAGAGACGCATTTTTTGCGTCAGGAACTAGCGCTGGTCGAGAACGCTTCTGCTTCTCCGCCACGTGTTGTCCACGAATCGTTTCACGACCCGGCACCTGTCCGGCAAGGCTTCGCCGAGCTTCCCTTTGGCCAGGCTGGTCCGGCATTGCCAGACATTGGCAGCGACCGGGCAGACGGCGATTTGCGGCCGGTCTTTAGTACCGAGTGGCACCTGGCCGAACTGCGCGGGGCCGCTCGATCGCTGGCCCATACCTCGTACGGCACCGGCATCGTCGGCGGGCTGACCAGCTACATCGTGCGGACCGGCTTCGACTATCAGGCCACCGCCATACGCGGCCAGCACACCCCGCAGCAACTGGTGGCCGAGGTGCAGCGGATCGTCCGCGCGTTTCTCGACAACAACCACTGGCAGTTAGATTTCGAGCAGCAGCTGTGCGCCGCCGAGCATGTCGACGGCGAGATGATTCTCGTCCTGGAAGAAGACGCCGGCCATGTCCGGGTACGTCGAGCCGAGCCTGCCTGGCTGACCGAACCAGCCGACAAGGCATACCTCGAACGCCGCATGAACGCCCCCGCGCCGCTGAGCTGGAAATATGGCATCGCCACCGACCCGCACGACGCCGCCCGCGTGCATGGCTACTTCATTCAATGGAATGCCGACCCGAACGCCTGGCGGTTTTATTCGCCTGCCCGGGTGGTGCATATCAAGAGCAACACGCCGCGGCACGTGAAGCGAGGGCTGACCGATTTTTACCCGGTCGTCACCGAGCTGGCCGATGCCGTCGCGCTGAATCACCGCATGAGCAAAGGAGCCGCGATTCAAGCTTCGATCGCCATGATTATCGAAGCCGCGCAAGGTGCCGCCAACCTTGGCATTGGCGATCCGACCCACATCGGCGGCAGCCTGGCGCGGCCTAAAAGCAGCAGTGGCCAACGGCTTTCGGCAGATGGCCGCTATGCGAGCGAACGCCGTAGCGATTGGCACGAAGGAATGGTTATCGACACCAAAGGCAAGAAGTTTCAGGCCGGCCCCATGGGAGGCGGCCAGACCGATGGTTTTGTGAAAGTCCTGCAAGCTGGCCTGCGTTCGGTCGGCGTTCGGTGGAACATGCCCGAGCATTTAATTTCCGGCGACGCGTCGAACAACAACTATGCGTCGATCTTGGAAGCCGGCAGCCCGTTTGTATGCCGGATTGAAGCCGAGCAGGAAAAGCTGTGCAAAGCGTACGAGCGCATGCTGTGGGCCGTGCTGCGGATCACCTTCGAGATGGGCCGCTTGAATCTACGGCGATACGGCTTGACGTGGAACGACCTGCGGCAATGCGTGAACCTGATCGTCACCGGCACCAGCCCCGCCATCGGCCAACGCAGCGACACATTCCAAGTCGACGCCCAGCTCTACGACCGAGGCCTCATGTCGGCCGATACCTTAGCCGCCAAATACGACCTCGACCCAGAAGAAGAACGCGAAAAACAAGCAAGCCAATCAAACACCAACAAGCCGTGA